Proteins co-encoded in one Metabacillus sp. KUDC1714 genomic window:
- a CDS encoding NAD-dependent malic enzyme: MSQLSKASMNIIIRLHIQKNLVSFSDIAKVIGETGGDIIGIDVISTGKTQTIRDITITVKNQQHGQLVMDSISVLEGAKVISVSDRTFLLHIGGKIEITPKNPIKNRDDLSRVYTPGVAQVCHAIADEPVKAHSLTIKRNTVAVISDGTAVLGLGDIGPLAAMPVMEGKAMLFKQMAGVDAFPICLDTKDPEEIIRITEAIAPAFGGINLEDISSPRCFEIEERLKQELDIPVFHDDQHGTAVVLLAGLYNALKLTGKKIESIKVVLNGVGAAGTACAKMLVAAGVRNIIGVDRAGAIHRNETYDNPNWTTFANITNPDNISGSLSDCLIGADVFIGVSAPGILNVSHLKMMAADPIVFALANPDPEINPDLAEPYVRVMATGRSDYPNQINNVLCFPGIFRGALDCRASEINEEMKIATAKAIADVVSNDELSETYIVPSVFNQKVVEKVREAVVKAAYETGVARKDLLKDENSKEFITS; encoded by the coding sequence ATGTCTCAATTAAGCAAAGCTAGCATGAATATTATCATTAGGCTACATATTCAAAAAAATCTAGTATCGTTTAGTGATATTGCAAAGGTTATTGGAGAAACTGGCGGTGATATTATTGGGATAGATGTGATCTCGACAGGTAAAACACAAACCATTCGAGATATTACTATTACAGTTAAAAATCAGCAGCATGGTCAATTAGTGATGGATTCGATTAGTGTCCTTGAAGGAGCAAAAGTCATTTCAGTTTCAGATCGGACGTTTCTATTACATATTGGTGGGAAAATTGAAATCACACCGAAAAATCCGATAAAAAATCGAGATGATTTATCACGTGTTTATACTCCAGGTGTAGCACAGGTTTGTCATGCCATAGCTGATGAGCCAGTAAAAGCTCATTCATTAACGATTAAAAGAAATACTGTTGCTGTTATTTCAGATGGAACCGCTGTATTAGGCCTTGGTGATATCGGTCCGCTTGCTGCTATGCCTGTCATGGAAGGGAAGGCGATGCTGTTTAAACAAATGGCTGGTGTTGATGCCTTTCCTATCTGCTTAGATACGAAGGATCCTGAGGAAATCATCCGGATTACGGAAGCTATTGCACCTGCTTTTGGTGGAATAAATTTAGAGGATATTTCTTCACCAAGATGTTTTGAAATTGAGGAAAGATTGAAACAAGAGTTAGATATCCCTGTTTTTCACGATGATCAACATGGGACTGCGGTTGTTTTACTAGCAGGACTTTATAATGCCTTAAAACTTACAGGTAAGAAAATTGAATCGATTAAGGTTGTCTTAAATGGAGTAGGTGCTGCTGGTACAGCATGTGCAAAAATGTTAGTAGCAGCTGGTGTACGGAATATTATAGGTGTGGATCGTGCAGGCGCAATTCACCGGAATGAAACATATGATAATCCTAATTGGACAACATTTGCAAACATCACCAATCCTGATAATATAAGTGGATCTTTATCTGATTGTCTGATAGGAGCAGATGTATTTATTGGTGTATCAGCACCAGGAATCCTAAATGTGAGTCATTTAAAAATGATGGCAGCTGATCCTATTGTCTTTGCATTAGCAAATCCAGACCCTGAAATAAATCCCGATCTAGCAGAACCGTATGTAAGGGTAATGGCGACAGGAAGATCGGATTACCCTAATCAGATTAATAATGTCCTCTGCTTTCCAGGAATTTTCCGTGGTGCACTAGACTGCCGTGCTTCTGAGATTAATGAAGAGATGAAGATAGCTACCGCCAAAGCAATTGCAGATGTTGTTTCAAATGATGAATTAAGTGAAACGTACATTGTACCAAGTGTATTTAATCAAAAAGTTGTTGAAAAGGTCCGGGAGGCAGTTGTAAAAGCTGCATATGAAACCGGAGTAGCGCGGAAGGATTTATTAAAAGATGAGAATAGTAAGGAATTCATAACAAGTTAA
- a CDS encoding ATP-binding protein, with product MKKFQRVKLQERIIIFAVSLIIFIVVLCSLLYYHTLSTTVEKQLSKRALHVATTIASMPEIQHAFYMNDPSVVIQPIVENIRIQIDAEYIVVGNKKGIRYSHPLSERIGKKMVGGDNERALKDGKSYVSKATGSLGPSLRGKVPVIGGNGEILGVVSVGFLIEDVHDLIIDYAKPVIWIAIIVLIIGTIGSIILANSIKRIMFGLEPDEISMLLKQRNAVIESVREGIMVINNQGKIVIINQAAYEILSLDSEKQVVGEAVLDIIPNTSLVEVLETGEEQFDRQMELNNKQIIANRLPVKSGNEVIGVVSSFRLKSDIDQLTEELSQVKRYTEALRAQTHEFNNLLYTISGLIQLGSNDEALELIHKETENQKDFVQFLMKKIKDPWLGGIILGFYNRAKELKITFEFDRESSIEKLPKHIDNSYLVSILGNVMMNAFEAMEKLKNHDKKVRLFITDIGNDLLFEIEDAGPGIEDHQMSHIFRKGFSTKEGGNRGLGLSRVTELVGEMHGSIAVEKGEFGGALFIVAIPKEGVMFNEY from the coding sequence ATGAAAAAATTCCAAAGAGTCAAGCTTCAAGAACGGATCATTATTTTTGCAGTGAGTCTTATCATATTTATTGTTGTGCTATGCAGTTTGCTATATTATCATACTCTATCTACTACTGTTGAAAAACAATTAAGTAAAAGGGCATTACATGTGGCAACAACAATTGCTTCAATGCCTGAAATACAACATGCATTTTATATGAACGATCCGTCAGTTGTTATTCAGCCCATCGTTGAAAACATTAGGATTCAGATAGATGCTGAGTATATTGTTGTAGGAAATAAAAAAGGAATTCGCTATTCACATCCATTGTCTGAAAGAATTGGAAAGAAGATGGTAGGTGGAGATAACGAAAGAGCATTAAAGGATGGAAAATCCTATGTTTCAAAAGCGACAGGTTCATTAGGGCCTTCTTTAAGAGGGAAAGTACCTGTTATTGGGGGAAATGGAGAGATTTTAGGTGTCGTCTCTGTTGGATTTCTAATAGAAGATGTACATGATTTAATAATAGACTATGCTAAACCAGTTATTTGGATTGCAATTATTGTTTTAATTATTGGTACTATTGGATCGATCATACTTGCTAATAGCATTAAAAGAATCATGTTTGGGCTTGAACCTGATGAGATTTCAATGTTATTAAAGCAAAGAAACGCAGTTATCGAGTCTGTTAGAGAAGGAATTATGGTGATCAATAATCAGGGGAAAATTGTAATCATAAACCAAGCTGCATATGAAATCCTCTCATTAGATAGTGAAAAACAAGTTGTAGGGGAAGCTGTTTTAGATATTATTCCAAATACTTCGTTAGTAGAAGTACTTGAAACCGGTGAAGAACAATTTGATCGACAAATGGAATTAAATAACAAGCAAATTATCGCAAACCGATTGCCTGTCAAGTCGGGAAACGAAGTTATTGGTGTTGTCTCTAGCTTTCGGTTAAAATCGGATATTGACCAATTAACAGAAGAACTTTCACAGGTTAAACGCTATACTGAAGCATTGCGGGCACAAACACACGAGTTTAATAATCTCCTTTACACGATTTCGGGATTAATTCAATTGGGATCAAATGATGAAGCGCTGGAACTAATACACAAAGAAACTGAAAATCAGAAAGATTTTGTTCAATTTTTAATGAAGAAAATCAAAGATCCTTGGCTAGGTGGAATCATTTTAGGTTTTTATAATCGTGCTAAGGAATTAAAGATAACCTTTGAATTTGATAGAGAAAGTAGTATCGAAAAGTTGCCAAAACATATAGATAATAGTTACCTTGTATCGATTTTAGGTAATGTAATGATGAACGCTTTTGAAGCGATGGAGAAGCTTAAAAATCATGATAAAAAAGTAAGGTTATTTATAACTGATATCGGTAACGATCTTTTATTTGAAATTGAGGATGCAGGACCAGGAATTGAGGACCATCAGATGTCCCACATTTTTCGAAAAGGATTCTCAACGAAGGAGGGGGGAAATAGAGGGCTAGGATTATCTCGAGTAACTGAATTAGTTGGTGAGATGCATGGCAGTATAGCGGTTGAAAAAGGGGAATTTGGTGGTGCTTTATTCATTGTGGCCATTCCAAAGGAAGGAGTAATGTTTAATGAATATTGA
- a CDS encoding response regulator has translation MNIEVMIIEDDTRIAEINSRFTKKVAGFEVIAIATTGEQAIELLEIIQPQLVLLDVYLPDMKGTELIKSIRQSNPEIDIIMITAASEVDIVGHSLRSGVSDYIVKPVTFDRFKNSLENYQKKLEKLNFNENLSQDEITSLWRNSQQENSFVVEEEAPKGIDPLTLNKILHYLPQVKEEGITSEMLSKESGVSRSTARRYLEYLISQKKIYADLVYGNVGRPERRYFRTKHL, from the coding sequence ATGAATATTGAAGTCATGATCATAGAAGATGATACTAGAATAGCAGAAATAAATAGTCGATTCACGAAAAAGGTTGCAGGGTTTGAAGTTATTGCGATCGCAACAACTGGAGAGCAGGCCATTGAACTATTAGAAATAATTCAACCACAACTTGTGCTATTAGATGTATATTTACCTGATATGAAGGGAACTGAATTAATTAAGAGCATTCGTCAATCGAATCCTGAAATTGATATTATCATGATTACTGCAGCTTCTGAAGTAGACATCGTTGGTCACTCACTTAGAAGTGGAGTATCTGACTATATTGTAAAGCCAGTAACCTTTGATAGGTTTAAGAACAGTCTAGAAAACTATCAAAAAAAGCTAGAGAAATTGAATTTTAATGAAAATTTATCTCAAGATGAAATTACAAGTCTTTGGCGCAATTCTCAACAAGAAAATTCATTTGTAGTAGAAGAAGAGGCACCAAAGGGCATTGATCCATTAACATTAAATAAAATCCTCCATTACCTTCCACAAGTTAAAGAAGAAGGGATTACTTCAGAAATGCTTAGTAAAGAATCAGGTGTTAGTCGTTCGACAGCAAGGCGTTATTTAGAGTATTTAATCTCACAAAAAAAAATATATGCAGATTTAGTATATGGAAATGTAGGAAGGCCAGAAAGACGATATTTTCGTACAAAACATTTATGA
- a CDS encoding tripartite tricarboxylate transporter substrate binding protein, which yields MKRISMWIVVGLLTFMLAACGGKQEASGGDGNASDYPKKPITVVAPSGAGGGWDLTARSLAKILSETKLVSETMTVENKPGGGGAVYMAEFATQEKNNPYKLMVSSPPILINHEKKEGNSPYGYEDTTPLAQLTRDYGAIVVKKDSPFADLPSALEAIKADPTKVTVAGGSAPGSMDHLVAVLPAFKYGIDPKSVKYVSYDGGGEAIAALLGGNADLIATDASTIGEYVKSGKVRVLAVSSTERLTGELAEVPTFKQAGIDADFTIWRGIFGPKEMNEDELVYWEKTLKDLSESEAWKEELETNGWESDYKNATDFKSFLDDQNVVVQELLTALGMEK from the coding sequence ATGAAGAGAATATCGATGTGGATCGTAGTAGGATTATTAACATTTATGTTGGCAGCATGTGGTGGAAAGCAGGAGGCAAGTGGTGGAGATGGTAACGCTTCAGATTATCCTAAAAAACCAATTACAGTCGTAGCTCCTTCTGGTGCAGGTGGGGGCTGGGATTTAACGGCTCGTTCCTTAGCAAAGATCTTAAGTGAAACGAAACTAGTTAGTGAAACAATGACTGTGGAAAACAAACCTGGTGGTGGCGGAGCTGTTTATATGGCTGAATTTGCAACACAAGAAAAAAATAACCCATATAAACTAATGGTCAGCTCACCTCCTATTTTAATAAATCATGAGAAAAAAGAAGGAAACAGTCCTTATGGATATGAGGATACAACTCCACTTGCTCAATTAACGAGGGATTATGGGGCGATCGTTGTAAAAAAAGACTCACCTTTTGCCGATTTACCGTCTGCATTAGAGGCAATAAAAGCTGATCCAACTAAAGTAACAGTTGCTGGTGGGTCTGCACCAGGTTCAATGGATCATTTAGTAGCCGTATTACCAGCTTTTAAATATGGAATTGATCCAAAATCAGTGAAATATGTTTCATATGACGGTGGTGGAGAAGCAATTGCAGCACTACTTGGTGGTAATGCAGACTTAATTGCTACAGACGCATCAACAATTGGTGAATATGTTAAATCAGGAAAAGTAAGAGTATTAGCAGTTAGTTCTACAGAACGATTAACTGGAGAATTAGCAGAAGTACCTACATTTAAACAAGCAGGAATAGATGCCGATTTTACGATTTGGAGAGGCATTTTTGGACCTAAAGAAATGAATGAAGATGAATTAGTTTATTGGGAAAAAACATTGAAAGATTTATCCGAAAGTGAAGCTTGGAAAGAAGAATTAGAGACAAACGGCTGGGAAAGCGATTATAAAAATGCAACTGATTTTAAATCATTTTTAGACGATCAAAATGTAGTAGTACAAGAATTATTAACAGCATTAGGTATGGAGAAATAA
- a CDS encoding tripartite tricarboxylate transporter TctB family protein: MNKTFDRYSSLIYMIIGVFFIFESREISESAYGSNVGSDIFPTILGAALILLSLRLFYETFQYVDQDKGKETLDYKRLLIILTSAVAYALFIESLGFILTTFLFLLISFQVMDRKNLIKSIILSACFSGGVYYLFVEVLEGPLPGFPIWF, translated from the coding sequence ATGAATAAAACATTTGATCGTTATTCTAGTTTGATCTATATGATCATTGGCGTTTTTTTTATCTTTGAAAGTAGGGAGATTTCTGAAAGCGCTTATGGAAGTAATGTTGGTTCAGATATTTTTCCAACAATTTTGGGAGCTGCTTTAATATTACTAAGTCTAAGGTTGTTTTATGAGACTTTTCAATATGTCGATCAGGATAAGGGAAAGGAAACATTAGATTATAAACGGCTCCTCATTATTTTAACTTCGGCGGTAGCATATGCGTTGTTTATTGAAAGTTTAGGATTTATTCTCACAACTTTTCTCTTCTTATTAATTAGTTTTCAAGTAATGGACAGAAAAAATCTTATAAAATCTATCATTCTATCAGCATGTTTTTCAGGTGGTGTCTATTATTTATTTGTAGAGGTTTTAGAAGGGCCTTTACCAGGATTCCCAATTTGGTTTTAA
- a CDS encoding tripartite tricarboxylate transporter permease, which translates to MDTFQFLTHGFAEALQWHNLLFAFVGVLIGTAVGVLPGIGPMSGVALLIPVTATLTSGLDPESAAASSIILLAGVYYGAMYGGSTTSILLNTPGESSSVVTALDGYQMAKQGRAGAALSISAIGSFFAGIVALIGLTLLAEPLSSVALSFGPAEYFSLMILGLCAVSGLAGKSRTKALIMTVVGLLIATIGMDNVSGVARFTYEIPVLYSGIEFLTVAVGLFALGEVFKTILENEKTDGTIARVERILPTKQDMKDSSGPIVRGSLLGFFIGILPGAGATLASFFSYIMEKKISKNPSKFGQGAIEGVAAPEAANNGASGGAMIPLLTLGIPGSGTTAILMGALIMYNIQPGPLFFTDHPQVAWGLIASMFIGNVMLLILNLPLVKIFAKIIETPTKYLLPIIIAISIFGVYAVQFTVFDLLLLIGCGVIGYFLTKNDYPVAPLVLGLVLGPMIENNMRRALTTSNGDFMIFIEKPISLIFILIALLWMTIPIILKMKGRNVVINEEA; encoded by the coding sequence TTGGATACATTTCAATTTCTTACACATGGGTTTGCAGAGGCATTACAATGGCATAATTTATTATTTGCATTTGTTGGGGTATTGATTGGTACGGCGGTTGGCGTTCTACCTGGTATAGGTCCTATGAGTGGAGTAGCTTTATTAATTCCTGTTACAGCAACACTTACTTCAGGCCTTGATCCTGAATCTGCAGCAGCAAGCTCGATAATATTATTAGCTGGTGTGTACTATGGAGCGATGTACGGTGGCTCTACAACATCTATTTTATTAAATACACCAGGGGAATCTTCATCTGTTGTAACTGCATTAGACGGCTACCAAATGGCGAAACAAGGGAGAGCAGGTGCAGCGTTATCTATTTCAGCAATTGGTTCATTTTTTGCAGGAATCGTTGCACTAATAGGCCTAACATTATTAGCAGAACCACTATCTAGCGTTGCGTTGTCATTTGGTCCAGCAGAGTATTTTTCATTAATGATTTTAGGACTATGCGCGGTTAGTGGACTTGCAGGAAAATCTAGAACAAAAGCGTTAATTATGACAGTTGTTGGACTATTAATTGCGACAATCGGTATGGATAATGTTTCTGGTGTTGCACGGTTTACTTATGAAATTCCTGTATTATATTCGGGTATTGAGTTTTTAACAGTGGCAGTCGGACTTTTTGCCCTTGGAGAAGTATTTAAAACTATCCTTGAAAATGAAAAGACTGATGGCACAATAGCAAGGGTCGAGCGGATCTTACCTACAAAACAGGATATGAAAGATAGCTCTGGACCTATCGTTAGGGGATCTTTATTAGGATTTTTTATTGGGATTCTACCTGGTGCAGGTGCAACACTAGCCTCTTTCTTTTCATATATTATGGAAAAGAAAATTAGTAAAAATCCAAGTAAATTTGGACAAGGGGCTATTGAAGGTGTTGCAGCACCTGAGGCAGCAAACAATGGAGCTTCTGGAGGAGCGATGATCCCATTGTTAACGTTAGGGATTCCGGGTTCTGGGACAACTGCGATCTTGATGGGTGCACTTATCATGTATAATATTCAACCAGGTCCATTATTTTTTACAGATCATCCTCAAGTTGCATGGGGATTGATTGCAAGTATGTTTATCGGAAATGTCATGCTACTTATTTTAAACTTACCTCTTGTGAAAATTTTCGCAAAAATTATCGAGACGCCGACAAAATATTTATTACCAATCATTATCGCAATCTCTATATTTGGTGTTTACGCTGTCCAATTTACTGTTTTTGATTTATTATTATTAATAGGATGTGGTGTTATCGGTTATTTCTTAACGAAGAATGACTATCCTGTAGCACCTCTTGTATTAGGATTAGTTTTAGGTCCAATGATTGAAAATAATATGAGAAGAGCGTTAACAACATCTAATGGTGATTTTATGATTTTTATAGAAAAACCAATATCACTTATCTTTATACTTATTGCCCTTTTATGGATGACAATACCGATTATTTTAAAAATGAAAGGTCGTAACGTTGTGATTAATGAAGAGGCTTAA
- a CDS encoding AEC family transporter, translating to MDTLYLIILNVILPVFILIGLGAFLHRKFSFDMHTLSKLNTFLLLPTLSFVNIYETSLKGEILVRIIGFLTIQNLILMLLSALLAKVFKFDRSLSATFKNSVVLNNSGNFGLPVSQLVFQENPLGTSIQVVVTIFQNFITYTYGLMTSVSVNTKGLGAMKEFFKNPIIYALLLGMIFNALTIKIPFFIWRPIDDISNAFLAIALITLGAQSAFLKITKFSLQLILSLIGRLVFSPIIAFIIIIVLNLEGTTAQALFIASSFPSSRNSALFALEYKNHPEYAAQSVLLSTLFSSITVTVVVYLAKILF from the coding sequence GTGGATACTTTATATTTAATCATATTAAATGTTATTTTACCTGTGTTTATATTAATAGGACTAGGTGCTTTTTTACATCGGAAATTTTCCTTTGATATGCATACATTATCAAAATTAAATACTTTTTTACTCTTGCCTACTTTGAGTTTTGTGAACATCTATGAAACTAGTTTGAAGGGTGAAATTCTTGTTCGAATTATTGGCTTTTTAACGATTCAAAACCTGATATTAATGCTATTAAGTGCCCTGCTTGCAAAAGTTTTCAAGTTTGATCGGAGTCTTTCAGCAACATTTAAAAATAGTGTTGTGCTTAATAATTCGGGAAACTTCGGTTTACCAGTTAGCCAGCTTGTGTTTCAGGAAAATCCTCTCGGTACATCTATTCAAGTAGTTGTGACGATCTTCCAAAACTTCATAACGTATACATACGGCCTTATGACCTCAGTTTCTGTAAATACAAAAGGACTAGGGGCAATGAAGGAATTTTTCAAAAATCCAATTATTTATGCTTTGCTCTTGGGAATGATTTTTAATGCATTAACCATCAAAATCCCCTTTTTTATATGGCGCCCAATTGACGATATTTCGAATGCATTCCTTGCTATTGCCCTTATCACACTTGGGGCTCAAAGTGCTTTCTTGAAAATAACAAAATTTTCGTTACAGCTAATTTTAAGTCTAATTGGCCGATTAGTCTTCTCTCCAATCATCGCATTTATCATTATCATCGTATTAAATTTAGAAGGTACGACAGCACAAGCACTATTCATTGCAAGTTCCTTTCCAAGCTCAAGAAACAGTGCACTTTTTGCGCTTGAATATAAAAACCATCCAGAATATGCTGCACAGTCTGTTTTATTGTCAACGTTATTTAGTAGTATTACAGTAACTGTTGTTGTTTATTTAGCAAAAATTTTATTTTAA
- a CDS encoding Yip1 family protein, which yields MEQETIQKKKPSIFGMIFSPGVQFERIREKPVIWVPLILFTVLMTIVTAITALNVDYTAVPGMEMSPEELEMAKIFGIAGAAVVGFFVTPITYLFFALIFWAIAKIAKSDATFKQMLSFSIFIGFISIIGQILNQLIILVIDGDPTIMLTSVNSFVGADGILGAVLSTIEVFTIWYYILLTMGLVIVGKLSKPAATIITIVFFILGLIFAAVGGAFEGMTQL from the coding sequence ATGGAACAAGAAACTATTCAAAAGAAAAAGCCGTCAATATTCGGTATGATTTTTAGTCCAGGTGTACAATTTGAGAGAATAAGAGAGAAGCCGGTTATTTGGGTTCCTTTAATTCTTTTTACAGTACTAATGACAATTGTAACAGCAATCACTGCATTAAATGTTGATTATACAGCAGTACCTGGAATGGAAATGTCCCCAGAAGAACTGGAAATGGCTAAAATCTTCGGAATTGCTGGGGCAGCAGTAGTTGGATTTTTCGTTACACCTATAACTTATCTGTTTTTTGCTTTAATTTTTTGGGCGATTGCTAAGATCGCAAAGTCGGATGCTACATTTAAGCAAATGCTCTCTTTCTCGATTTTCATTGGGTTTATTTCGATAATTGGTCAGATACTTAATCAACTGATTATCTTGGTAATTGATGGCGATCCAACAATTATGCTGACAAGTGTAAACAGCTTTGTAGGAGCAGATGGAATCTTAGGGGCAGTTCTTAGTACAATTGAAGTTTTTACAATTTGGTATTATATTCTTTTAACAATGGGTCTTGTTATAGTAGGAAAGCTATCTAAACCAGCTGCAACGATCATTACAATTGTCTTCTTTATTCTAGGGCTCATCTTTGCTGCAGTCGGTGGAGCATTTGAAGGAATGACACAATTATAA
- a CDS encoding efflux RND transporter periplasmic adaptor subunit has product MKKKVWISIGVILLILVLVGVNVIKALNKENLAVETVSVEEREITGNVMVPGTLSLSQEDFVYLDPENGEVSEILVKAGDKVEEGTPLLRYENEQLQLEKEQNALSIESSYLRINQIKEQIDDLDDKEDDLEKQVGKKEAKKQIDAERDQLEIDLKVADIEARQVLLQKETLEKKLNLLEVKSEMAGTVLSIDENAVKGITQTPILHIGKTDEYVVKGFISEYDSLKTDEKQPVILRSDVIPDKEWKGTVTKVSLLPEQTENGMGTEDAAVQYPIEVSIEAKDIEAKPGFKLIMEIETEKRHVQAIPLEAVKQDGEEYYVFVVKDGKAIRKEVKMGVTSEEFMELKSGLEKGEEVIINPPDQLQNDMEVSVK; this is encoded by the coding sequence ATGAAGAAAAAAGTCTGGATCTCAATAGGTGTCATTCTATTAATTCTTGTATTAGTTGGAGTAAATGTTATTAAAGCCTTGAATAAAGAAAATCTCGCAGTTGAAACAGTGAGTGTTGAGGAACGTGAAATAACCGGGAATGTTATGGTTCCCGGAACTCTTTCTTTAAGTCAGGAAGACTTTGTATACTTAGATCCTGAAAATGGTGAAGTGTCAGAGATTCTTGTAAAAGCAGGGGATAAGGTAGAAGAAGGAACCCCTCTGTTACGATATGAAAATGAGCAACTGCAATTAGAAAAAGAGCAAAATGCGCTTTCAATTGAATCATCATATTTACGAATAAATCAAATAAAAGAACAAATTGATGACTTAGATGATAAAGAGGACGACTTGGAAAAACAGGTCGGCAAGAAAGAAGCAAAAAAACAGATTGATGCTGAACGAGATCAATTAGAAATTGATTTAAAAGTTGCTGATATTGAAGCAAGGCAGGTTCTTCTTCAAAAAGAAACGCTTGAAAAGAAGTTAAACCTGTTAGAGGTAAAAAGTGAAATGGCTGGAACTGTGCTATCGATAGATGAGAATGCTGTTAAGGGTATAACACAAACGCCAATTTTACACATTGGAAAAACAGATGAATATGTTGTAAAAGGGTTTATTTCAGAATACGATTCATTAAAAACTGACGAAAAACAACCAGTTATACTCAGATCTGACGTCATTCCTGATAAAGAATGGAAGGGTACAGTTACAAAAGTAAGTCTATTGCCTGAACAGACTGAAAATGGAATGGGAACTGAGGATGCAGCTGTCCAATATCCAATTGAAGTATCTATTGAAGCTAAGGATATTGAAGCAAAGCCTGGATTTAAGCTGATTATGGAAATTGAAACAGAAAAACGTCATGTACAAGCAATTCCTTTAGAAGCTGTGAAGCAGGATGGTGAAGAGTATTATGTGTTTGTTGTCAAAGATGGAAAAGCTATCCGTAAAGAAGTGAAAATGGGAGTGACAAGTGAAGAATTTATGGAGCTAAAATCAGGTCTAGAAAAAGGAGAAGAGGTTATTATCAATCCTCCGGATCAGCTTCAAAATGATATGGAAGTGAGTGTAAAATGA
- a CDS encoding ABC transporter ATP-binding protein encodes MIELTTITKSYKVGVETLVVLKDINLTIHNGEFVAIMGPSGSGKSTLMNVIGCLDNPTSGTYLLSNEDISTYKDEELAKVRNLSIGFVFQQFQLLPRLTALKNVELPMIYAGLGRKEREERAKHALDKVGLSDRINHLPNELSGGQKQRVAIARSIVNEPKIILADEPTGALDSKTSISIMEQFTELNKEGTTVILVTHEQEVADYAKRIITVRDGSILSDEERGR; translated from the coding sequence ATGATCGAGCTTACTACTATCACGAAAAGCTACAAAGTTGGTGTTGAAACATTAGTTGTATTAAAAGATATAAACCTAACAATCCATAATGGAGAGTTTGTGGCAATAATGGGGCCTTCAGGATCGGGGAAATCAACCTTAATGAACGTGATTGGTTGTCTAGATAATCCTACATCCGGTACATATTTACTTAGTAACGAAGACATTTCTACCTACAAGGATGAGGAATTAGCAAAAGTTCGAAATCTATCAATTGGGTTTGTCTTTCAGCAATTTCAGTTATTACCTCGTTTAACAGCATTGAAAAATGTGGAGCTTCCAATGATCTATGCAGGCTTAGGAAGGAAGGAACGTGAAGAAAGAGCAAAACATGCACTTGATAAGGTTGGTTTATCTGATAGAATAAATCATTTACCTAATGAGCTATCAGGAGGACAAAAACAACGTGTTGCCATAGCAAGATCAATCGTAAATGAACCCAAAATTATTTTAGCTGACGAGCCAACAGGTGCACTAGATAGTAAAACAAGTATTTCCATTATGGAGCAATTTACAGAGTTAAATAAGGAAGGCACAACAGTTATTCTTGTTACACATGAGCAAGAGGTAGCTGATTATGCCAAGCGAATTATAACGGTTAGGGATGGAAGCATTCTCTCCGATGAAGAGCGGGGGAGATAA